A section of the Microbacterium forte genome encodes:
- a CDS encoding ATP-dependent Clp protease ATP-binding subunit yields the protein MPSPQSTQNDDQQSALEQFGINLTDRARQGKLDPVIGRDSEIRRVSQVLTRRTKNNPVLIGEPGVGKTAVVEGLAQRIVAGDVAESLKDKELVSLDISALVAGAMYRGQFEERLKSVLKEITESDGQIITFIDELHVLMGAGGGEGSVAASNMLKPMLARGELRLIGATTLNEYREFIEKDAALERRFQQVYVGEPTVEDTIAILRGLKGRYEAHHGVTIADSALVAAAALSNRYLPARQLPDKAIDLIDESMSRLKMEIDSSPVEIDQLKRQVDRMKLEELALKREKDAASKERLAALREQLVGMEAQLAELEARWARERQGLNRVGELKKQLDDAITQRDLAMREADYTRASKLEYETIKRLERDIAEAEQAEAAVSTEGRMVNEQVTDEDIAAVIAAWTGIPVGRLLQGESERLLHLESELGKRLIGQKDAVKAVSDAVRRSRAGISDPGRPTGSFLFLGPTGVGKTELAKALADFLFDDERAMVRIDMSEYGEKHSVSRLVGAPPGYVGYEQGGQLTEAVRRRPYSVVLLDEVEKAHPEVFDVLLQVLDDGRLTDGQGRTVDFTNVILILTSNLGSPILIDPTLSPDEKREQVMALVHQAFRPEFLNRLDDIVMFSALSQDDLAQIVELSIDQLHDRLHDRRLTLAVTPDARAWLAERGYDPMFGARPLRRLIQTEVQNKLATALLSGGVHDGDLVRVDVAVDGAGLVLTSTSPEPEPDLGSGEDDDVIEAELLDE from the coding sequence ATGCCCAGCCCACAGAGCACGCAGAACGACGACCAGCAGTCCGCCCTCGAGCAGTTCGGGATCAACCTCACCGACCGCGCCCGCCAGGGCAAGCTCGACCCCGTGATCGGACGCGACAGCGAGATCCGCCGCGTCAGTCAGGTGCTCACGCGCCGCACGAAGAACAACCCCGTGCTGATCGGCGAGCCGGGCGTAGGCAAGACCGCCGTCGTCGAGGGCCTCGCCCAGCGCATCGTCGCGGGCGACGTCGCAGAGTCGCTCAAGGACAAGGAGCTGGTGTCGCTCGACATCTCGGCCCTCGTCGCCGGGGCCATGTACCGCGGGCAGTTCGAGGAGCGGCTGAAGAGCGTGCTCAAGGAGATCACCGAATCCGACGGGCAGATCATCACCTTCATCGACGAGCTGCACGTGCTGATGGGCGCCGGCGGTGGTGAAGGCTCGGTGGCCGCGTCGAACATGCTCAAGCCCATGCTCGCCAGGGGTGAGCTGCGACTGATCGGCGCGACGACCCTCAACGAGTACCGCGAGTTCATCGAGAAGGATGCCGCTCTCGAGCGGCGCTTCCAGCAGGTCTACGTCGGCGAGCCCACGGTCGAAGACACCATCGCGATCCTGCGAGGGCTCAAGGGGCGCTACGAGGCGCACCACGGGGTGACGATCGCCGACAGCGCGCTGGTCGCCGCCGCTGCACTGTCGAACCGGTACCTGCCCGCGCGGCAGCTCCCCGACAAGGCGATCGACCTGATCGACGAGTCGATGTCGCGTCTCAAGATGGAGATCGATTCGTCTCCCGTCGAGATCGACCAGCTCAAGCGCCAGGTCGACCGCATGAAGCTCGAAGAGCTCGCTCTCAAGCGCGAGAAGGATGCCGCCTCGAAGGAGCGACTCGCGGCTCTCCGCGAGCAGCTCGTGGGCATGGAAGCGCAGCTGGCCGAGCTCGAAGCCCGCTGGGCGCGCGAGCGCCAGGGGCTGAACCGGGTCGGAGAGCTCAAGAAGCAGCTCGACGACGCGATCACGCAGCGCGACCTCGCCATGCGCGAGGCCGACTACACGCGCGCCTCGAAGCTCGAATACGAGACGATCAAGCGCCTCGAGCGCGACATCGCCGAAGCCGAGCAGGCCGAGGCCGCGGTCTCGACAGAGGGGCGCATGGTCAACGAGCAGGTCACCGACGAGGACATCGCCGCCGTGATCGCCGCGTGGACCGGCATCCCCGTCGGTCGACTGCTGCAGGGTGAGAGCGAGCGGCTGCTGCACCTCGAATCCGAGCTCGGCAAGCGCCTCATCGGGCAGAAGGATGCCGTCAAGGCCGTGTCCGATGCGGTCCGCCGTTCGCGGGCGGGCATCAGTGACCCCGGTCGGCCGACCGGATCGTTCCTGTTCCTCGGGCCGACAGGCGTCGGAAAGACCGAGCTGGCGAAGGCTCTGGCCGACTTCCTGTTCGACGACGAGCGCGCCATGGTGCGCATCGACATGTCGGAGTACGGCGAGAAGCACTCGGTCTCGCGGCTCGTCGGCGCCCCTCCGGGATACGTCGGCTACGAGCAGGGCGGGCAGCTCACCGAGGCCGTGCGGCGGCGTCCGTACAGCGTCGTGCTGCTCGACGAGGTCGAGAAGGCGCACCCCGAGGTGTTCGACGTGCTGCTGCAGGTTCTCGACGACGGTCGTCTGACCGACGGGCAGGGGCGAACGGTCGACTTCACGAACGTGATCCTGATCCTGACCTCGAACCTCGGTTCACCGATCCTCATCGACCCGACGCTGTCTCCCGATGAGAAGCGCGAGCAGGTGATGGCTCTCGTGCACCAGGCATTCCGGCCCGAGTTCCTCAACCGTCTCGACGACATCGTGATGTTCTCGGCGCTCAGCCAAGACGACCTGGCCCAGATCGTCGAGCTGTCGATCGATCAGCTGCACGACCGGCTGCACGACCGGCGACTCACGCTGGCGGTCACTCCCGATGCTCGGGCATGGCTCGCCGAGCGCGGATACGACCCGATGTTCGGTGCTCGCCCGCTGCGCCGTCTCATCCAGACCGAGGTGCAGAACAAGCTGGCCACGGCGCTGCTCTCCGGCGGCGTGCACGACGGCGACCTGGTGAGGGTCGATGTCGCGGTCGACGGCGCGGGCCTCGTGCTCACGTCGACCTCGCCCGAGCCCGAACCCGACCTGGGATCCGGCGAAGACGACGACGTGATCGAGGCCGAGTTGCTCGACGAATAG
- a CDS encoding nitroreductase family protein — protein sequence MSTPVIDRTAPTEHPVLDVLAGRWSPRAYDAENSIDDAKLNAALEAARWSPSAYNLQPWRFIVARRGTALFDQVVDSLVEFNQLWASKASALIVAIAETESEDGKAISHAVYDLGQAVAHFSVQAHHEGLLVHQMSGFDPEAVREFADLSPRFSAITVIAVGELGDASGLPEGLQQGETAPRVRRPIAETVILSA from the coding sequence GTGAGCACTCCCGTGATCGACCGCACCGCCCCCACCGAGCACCCCGTCCTCGACGTCCTCGCCGGGCGCTGGAGCCCGCGCGCGTACGACGCCGAGAACTCGATCGACGACGCCAAGCTGAACGCCGCCCTCGAGGCCGCTCGCTGGTCGCCCTCCGCCTACAACCTGCAGCCGTGGCGCTTCATCGTCGCTCGGCGCGGCACCGCTCTGTTCGACCAGGTCGTCGACTCCCTGGTCGAGTTCAACCAGCTCTGGGCCTCGAAGGCCTCGGCTCTGATCGTCGCGATCGCCGAGACCGAGTCCGAAGACGGCAAGGCCATCAGCCACGCCGTCTACGACCTCGGCCAGGCCGTGGCGCACTTCTCGGTGCAGGCCCACCACGAGGGTCTCCTCGTGCACCAGATGAGCGGTTTCGACCCCGAGGCGGTCCGCGAGTTCGCCGACCTGTCGCCGCGGTTCTCCGCCATCACCGTGATCGCGGTCGGCGAGCTCGGCGACGCTTCGGGCCTCCCGGAGGGCCTCCAGCAGGGCGAGACGGCGCCGCGCGTGCGTCGCCCGATCGCCGAGACGGTCATCCTCAGCGCCTGA
- the ppk2 gene encoding polyphosphate kinase 2 — protein sequence MASKTHDKKKKQKHARIDKKLYEKELRRLQIELVSMQQWVIAADARILVIFEGRDAAGKGGAIKRVMQYLNPRHARVVALPQPSEREKGQWYFQRYIERLPTKGEIVLMDRSWYNRAGVEKVMGYCTDEEYDRFLAQVPVVEQMLVDDGIILLKYWYSVSDIEQEKRFRSRLNDPMRRWKLSDTDLASISRWEDYSQAKDAMFDVTDRERAPWWSIDSDDKKAARLNTIHHLLSQIPYRRLDPEEVHFPDRPAASGAPRPPIDEHAFVPDHAATL from the coding sequence ATGGCCAGCAAGACCCATGACAAGAAGAAGAAGCAGAAGCACGCTCGCATCGACAAGAAGCTCTATGAGAAGGAGTTGCGGCGCCTGCAGATCGAGCTCGTCAGCATGCAGCAGTGGGTCATCGCGGCCGACGCGCGGATTCTGGTGATCTTCGAGGGCCGCGATGCCGCGGGCAAAGGCGGTGCGATCAAGCGTGTGATGCAGTACCTCAACCCACGGCACGCCCGGGTGGTCGCCCTGCCGCAGCCGTCCGAGCGCGAGAAGGGGCAGTGGTACTTCCAGCGGTACATCGAACGGCTGCCCACGAAGGGCGAGATCGTGCTGATGGATCGCTCATGGTACAACCGCGCCGGCGTCGAGAAGGTGATGGGCTACTGCACCGACGAGGAATACGATCGCTTCCTCGCGCAGGTTCCCGTCGTCGAGCAGATGCTCGTCGACGACGGGATCATCCTTCTGAAGTACTGGTACTCCGTATCCGACATCGAGCAGGAGAAGAGATTCCGATCGCGCCTGAACGATCCGATGCGACGCTGGAAGCTCTCAGACACCGACCTGGCCTCCATCTCCCGCTGGGAGGACTACTCCCAGGCCAAGGACGCGATGTTCGACGTCACCGATCGCGAGAGAGCGCCCTGGTGGTCGATCGACAGCGACGACAAGAAGGCCGCCAGGCTCAACACCATCCACCACCTTCTGAGCCAGATCCCCTATCGCCGGCTCGACCCCGAAGAGGTCCACTTTCCCGATCGTCCCGCGGCGTCCGGAGCTCCGCGCCCGCCGATCGACGAGCACGCATTCGTGCCCGATCACGCAGCGACCCTGTAG
- a CDS encoding LysR substrate-binding domain-containing protein, which yields MLDVNRLRMLVELSRRGTLSAVADALSYSKASVSQQLSALERDVGVPLLRRVGRGVQFTPQGNVLVSEAIGILDQLEHAEVAVAETLTEVTGTVHIAVFQSTAHSLLPGALNTLREQHPALRVEVTESDPETGLVGVSSRDFDLILAEQYPGRTRPIHADLDRVVLVHDSIALARRPGTPESANATAATATAALVTAAEATAALWSTRDEPWVLEPAGTASRAWAEQLCRTAGFEPDVRFEVADLTAHVRLIRAGLAVGLLPELVWAGEAPTVALTPLPDEPRREIFSSARRVSAAAPSIRAVRRALASAASRNLLD from the coding sequence ATGCTCGACGTCAACCGACTGCGGATGCTGGTCGAACTGTCGCGTCGAGGCACCCTCTCAGCCGTCGCCGACGCGCTCTCCTACAGCAAGGCCTCGGTGTCTCAGCAGCTCAGCGCGCTCGAACGGGACGTGGGAGTCCCGCTGCTCCGCCGCGTCGGGCGAGGCGTGCAGTTCACCCCGCAGGGCAACGTGCTCGTGAGTGAGGCCATCGGCATCCTCGATCAGCTCGAGCACGCCGAGGTCGCCGTCGCCGAAACGCTGACGGAGGTGACCGGAACGGTGCACATCGCCGTCTTCCAGTCCACGGCGCACTCCCTGCTGCCCGGCGCGCTCAACACGCTGCGTGAGCAGCATCCCGCGCTCCGCGTCGAGGTGACCGAGAGCGACCCCGAGACCGGACTCGTGGGCGTCTCGAGCCGCGACTTCGATCTGATCCTCGCCGAGCAGTACCCCGGTCGCACCCGCCCGATCCACGCCGACCTCGACCGGGTGGTGCTCGTGCACGACTCGATCGCGCTCGCCCGGCGCCCGGGCACGCCGGAGTCCGCCAATGCCACAGCTGCCACTGCCACAGCTGCCCTTGTCACAGCCGCCGAGGCCACTGCGGCGCTGTGGTCGACGAGAGACGAGCCGTGGGTGCTCGAGCCCGCAGGCACAGCGTCTCGAGCCTGGGCCGAGCAGCTCTGCCGCACGGCCGGCTTCGAACCCGATGTGCGCTTCGAGGTCGCCGACCTCACCGCGCACGTGCGCCTCATCCGCGCGGGCCTCGCCGTCGGCCTGCTGCCCGAGCTCGTGTGGGCCGGCGAGGCGCCCACCGTGGCGCTCACGCCCTTGCCCGATGAGCCGCGTCGGGAGATCTTCTCGTCGGCTCGCCGGGTGTCGGCCGCCGCCCCGTCGATCCGCGCGGTGCGCCGCGCGCTCGCATCCGCCGCATCCCGCAACCTGCTGGACTGA
- a CDS encoding bifunctional proline dehydrogenase/L-glutamate gamma-semialdehyde dehydrogenase: MTVAADTTTPDATSRGATPRTEEVAALVQRWLVESETHPVEPAAQRLSEVLKDPNGLAFTVGFVDGVMRPEDLSVAGRALADLSEITPSLLPGYLRAAIKTGGFWAPKLPGVVVPISRRVLRAMVGHLVLDATPSKLGPAIAKLRKSGNRLNLNLLGEAVLGEREAGRRLQGTYDFLARKDVDYVSIKVSSVVSQLSMWSFDEAVADVVEKLTPLYELAATSEAAGKTKFINLDMEEFRDLDLTIAAFTSILDQPGLEKLEAGIVLQAYLPDALGAMQHLQEWAAARRAKGGAPIKVRVVKGANLAMEEVDSKVHGWPLATYGTKQDSDTNYKRVLDWSMTPERLDAVRIGVAGHNLFDIAYTWLLAQARGVTDAVEYEMLLGMATGQAEAVRKDVGQLLLYTPVVNPAEFDVAIAYLVRRLEENASPENFMSAVFELASDPALLTRERERFERSLAGLEADRSVPSSNRVQDRAAEAAAGAGAAVTTGFENQPDSDPAIAVNRTWGREILQRSVDSTLGLDSIALAKVETTDELDGIFAAASAAAARWAALPAAERAAVLHRAGDELAARRGQLIEIMAHEAGKTIAEADPEVSEAIDFAHYYAERALDLENISGAEFVPSKVTVVTPPWNFPVAIPAGGVLAGLASGSGVIIKPAKLTQRCGAVMVEALWAAGVPRDLLALVDLANRDLGTRLVASPVVDRVILTGAYETAQLFRSFRSDLPLLAETSGKNAIIVTPSADLDLAAADVARSAFGHAGQKCSAASLAILVGSVADSQRFERQLVDAVTSMRVGLPEDPATQMGPIIEPANGKLLTALTTLEKGERWLVEPKKLDDEGTQWTPGVKIGVAPGSTTHLTEFFGPVLGIMHAKDLDEAIRLQNAVDYGLTAGIHSLDSDEVATWLDRVEAGNLYVNRGITGAIVQRQPFGGWKRSAVGAGAKAGGPNYLFGLGEWAPAELPAASPGAAVNPSVEAVLSAAGSDLGAVEIEWLHRAAASDERAWVDEFGAVSDKSGLGVERNVFRYRPVAVDVRIAEDAPLADGIRVIAAALRSGSPFTVSASALPSRVEKALRAQGVTPKLENDAAWVKRYAKAAAKAEHSWQRVRLVGGDAAALFEALGGTPDVAVWSHAVTGAGRVEMLPFLHEQAVSITNHRFGNPTTLSDGLI; this comes from the coding sequence ATGACTGTCGCCGCCGACACCACCACCCCCGACGCCACCTCCCGCGGCGCCACCCCCCGCACGGAAGAGGTCGCCGCCCTCGTGCAGCGCTGGCTCGTCGAGAGCGAGACCCACCCCGTCGAGCCCGCCGCCCAGCGCCTGTCTGAGGTCCTCAAGGACCCGAACGGACTCGCGTTCACCGTCGGCTTCGTCGACGGCGTGATGCGTCCCGAAGATCTCAGCGTCGCGGGCCGTGCGCTCGCCGACCTCTCGGAGATCACCCCCTCGCTGCTGCCCGGATACCTGCGCGCCGCCATCAAGACGGGCGGGTTCTGGGCGCCGAAGCTCCCCGGCGTCGTGGTGCCGATCTCGCGGCGCGTGCTGCGCGCCATGGTCGGACACCTCGTGCTCGACGCGACCCCGTCGAAGCTCGGCCCCGCGATCGCGAAGCTGCGCAAGAGCGGCAACCGCCTCAACCTCAACCTCCTCGGCGAGGCCGTGCTCGGTGAGCGCGAGGCCGGTCGTCGCCTGCAGGGCACCTACGACTTCCTCGCCCGCAAGGACGTCGACTACGTGTCGATCAAGGTCTCGAGCGTCGTCAGCCAGCTGTCGATGTGGTCGTTCGACGAGGCCGTGGCCGACGTCGTCGAGAAGCTCACCCCGCTCTACGAGCTCGCGGCGACCTCGGAGGCCGCCGGCAAGACGAAGTTCATCAACCTCGACATGGAGGAGTTCCGCGACCTCGACCTGACGATCGCGGCGTTCACCAGCATCCTCGACCAGCCGGGTCTCGAGAAGCTCGAGGCCGGCATCGTGCTGCAGGCCTATCTGCCCGACGCGCTCGGCGCGATGCAGCACCTGCAGGAGTGGGCCGCCGCCCGGCGCGCGAAGGGTGGAGCGCCGATCAAGGTCCGCGTCGTCAAGGGCGCGAACCTGGCGATGGAAGAGGTCGACTCGAAGGTGCACGGCTGGCCGCTGGCGACCTATGGCACCAAGCAGGACTCCGACACGAACTACAAGCGCGTGCTCGACTGGTCGATGACTCCCGAGCGACTGGATGCCGTGCGCATCGGCGTCGCAGGCCACAACCTGTTCGACATCGCCTACACGTGGCTGCTCGCGCAGGCGCGTGGCGTGACGGACGCCGTCGAATACGAGATGCTCCTCGGCATGGCGACCGGCCAGGCGGAGGCCGTGCGCAAGGACGTCGGTCAGCTGCTGCTCTACACACCCGTCGTGAACCCGGCCGAGTTCGACGTGGCCATCGCCTACCTCGTGCGTCGCCTCGAAGAGAACGCCAGCCCCGAGAACTTCATGTCTGCCGTGTTCGAGCTGGCCTCCGACCCGGCGCTGCTCACCCGGGAGCGCGAGCGGTTCGAGCGCTCGCTCGCCGGCCTCGAGGCCGACCGCTCGGTGCCCTCGTCGAACCGCGTGCAGGACCGCGCCGCTGAGGCGGCTGCCGGTGCGGGCGCGGCCGTCACCACCGGCTTCGAGAATCAGCCCGACAGCGACCCGGCGATCGCCGTGAACCGCACCTGGGGTCGTGAGATCCTGCAGCGCTCGGTCGATTCGACGCTGGGTCTGGACTCGATCGCTCTGGCCAAGGTCGAGACGACCGACGAGCTCGACGGGATCTTCGCCGCCGCATCCGCCGCCGCCGCTCGATGGGCGGCGCTTCCTGCCGCCGAGCGTGCCGCCGTGCTGCACCGCGCGGGTGATGAGCTCGCCGCCCGCCGTGGTCAGCTGATCGAGATCATGGCGCACGAGGCGGGCAAGACCATCGCCGAGGCCGACCCCGAGGTCTCCGAGGCGATCGACTTCGCGCACTACTACGCCGAGCGCGCCCTCGACCTCGAGAACATCTCGGGTGCCGAGTTCGTGCCGTCGAAGGTGACCGTCGTCACCCCGCCGTGGAACTTCCCGGTCGCGATCCCCGCCGGTGGCGTGCTCGCGGGTCTCGCCTCCGGCTCCGGTGTGATCATCAAGCCGGCCAAGCTGACGCAGCGCTGCGGCGCGGTCATGGTCGAGGCGCTGTGGGCCGCGGGTGTTCCGCGCGACCTTCTCGCACTGGTCGATCTCGCGAACCGCGACCTCGGCACCCGCCTCGTCGCCAGCCCCGTGGTCGACCGCGTGATCCTCACCGGTGCATACGAGACGGCGCAGCTGTTCCGCTCGTTCCGCTCCGACCTGCCGCTGCTCGCCGAGACGAGCGGCAAGAACGCGATCATCGTCACACCCTCGGCCGACCTCGACCTGGCGGCCGCCGATGTGGCCCGCAGTGCATTCGGCCACGCCGGGCAGAAGTGCTCGGCCGCATCGCTCGCGATCCTCGTCGGCTCGGTCGCCGACTCGCAGCGGTTCGAGCGTCAGCTCGTCGATGCGGTCACCTCGATGCGCGTCGGACTGCCCGAAGACCCCGCCACGCAGATGGGTCCGATCATCGAGCCGGCGAACGGCAAGCTGCTCACCGCGCTGACGACCCTCGAGAAGGGCGAGCGCTGGCTCGTCGAGCCGAAGAAGCTCGACGACGAGGGCACGCAGTGGACGCCGGGCGTCAAGATCGGCGTCGCCCCCGGTTCGACGACCCACCTGACCGAGTTCTTCGGACCGGTGCTCGGGATCATGCACGCCAAGGACCTCGACGAGGCGATCCGCCTGCAGAACGCCGTGGACTACGGCCTCACCGCCGGCATCCACTCACTCGACTCCGACGAGGTCGCCACCTGGCTCGACCGCGTCGAGGCCGGCAACCTCTATGTCAACCGCGGCATCACCGGCGCGATCGTGCAGCGCCAGCCGTTCGGCGGCTGGAAGCGGTCGGCCGTCGGCGCCGGCGCCAAGGCCGGTGGCCCGAACTACCTGTTCGGTCTCGGCGAGTGGGCTCCGGCCGAGCTCCCCGCCGCGTCTCCCGGGGCTGCGGTGAACCCCTCGGTCGAGGCGGTGCTCAGCGCGGCCGGCTCCGACCTCGGCGCCGTCGAGATCGAGTGGCTGCACCGTGCCGCCGCCTCCGACGAGCGCGCCTGGGTCGACGAGTTCGGCGCCGTGAGCGACAAGTCGGGTCTCGGCGTCGAGCGCAACGTGTTCCGGTACCGCCCGGTCGCCGTCGACGTGCGCATCGCCGAGGACGCACCGCTCGCCGACGGCATCCGCGTGATCGCCGCGGCCCTGCGCAGCGGCAGCCCGTTCACGGTGTCCGCATCGGCCCTGCCCTCGCGGGTCGAGAAGGCGCTGCGCGCCCAGGGCGTGACTCCGAAGCTCGAGAACGACGCCGCCTGGGTCAAGCGCTACGCGAAGGCTGCGGCGAAGGCCGAGCACAGCTGGCAGCGCGTGCGTCTCGTCGGCGGCGATGCGGCTGCGCTGTTCGAGGCGCTCGGCGGCACGCCCGATGTCGCCGTCTGGTCGCATGCGGTCACGGGTGCCGGTCGCGTCGAGATGCTGCCGTTCCTGCACGAGCAGGCCGTGTCGATCACCAACCACCGGTTCGGCAACCCCACCACCCTGTCGGACGGCCTGATCTGA